In the genome of bacterium, the window CGCCGCCGATCTGGCGCGCCGCACCGGCTGCGACATCTTCATCGCCCTGGGCGGCGGCAGCGTGATGGACACAGTGAAGCTGGCCGCGATCATGAGCGTGCACGAGGGCGCCCTGGCCGACTACCAGATACAGAAACTCCAGTTCCGGCCGCAGTGCCCCGCGGTCATCGCCATCCCCACCACCGCGGGTACGGGCTCCGAGGCGACCAAGGTCTCGGTGATCACCAACCCGGCCCTGGGGGTGAAAAAGGGTGTCTACTCCTGGGACATGCTGCCCACGGTGGTGCTGCTGGATGCCCAGCTCTGCCTGGACCTTCCGCCCGATATCACCCGCGACACCGGCCTGGATGCCCTGGGCCAGGCCATCGAGGGCTACCTGTCCACCGCCAACAACGCCATCGTGATGGCGCATGCCGCCCATGCGGTGAGGCTCATCCGCGCGAACCTGCCCCTGGCCGTGCGCGAGGGCCGCAACATCGAGGCGCGCCACAACATGCTCCTGGCCGCCTACTGCGGCGGCGTGTCGATCGGCACCGGGGTGGGCCTGGGCCACGAGCTGGCCATGGCCGTGGGCAGCCACCGTCACCTGGCCCACGGCAAGCTGGTCGGCATCCTCACCCCCTATTGCCTGAAAGCCAACCTGGGCTGGGCGGATGAGCGGATCGGGGAGCTGGCCTGGCTGTTCGGACTGCGCGGGCAGGAGAGCGCGAACCGGGCGGGCGGGGCACTGGTGCGCGAGCTGGCCGAGTTC includes:
- a CDS encoding iron-containing alcohol dehydrogenase translates to AADLARRTGCDIFIALGGGSVMDTVKLAAIMSVHEGALADYQIQKLQFRPQCPAVIAIPTTAGTGSEATKVSVITNPALGVKKGVYSWDMLPTVVLLDAQLCLDLPPDITRDTGLDALGQAIEGYLSTANNAIVMAHAAHAVRLIRANLPLAVREGRNIEARHNMLLAAYCGGVSIGTGVGLGHELAMAVGSHRHLAHGKLVGILTPYCLKANLGWADERIGELAWLFGLRGQESANRAGGALVRELAEFNRGLGLERSLGELGLTTADIDRILELTPVSTTIRTNPRPQDNALRRQVLEEAIAGVEL